In a single window of the Gossypium hirsutum isolate 1008001.06 chromosome A13, Gossypium_hirsutum_v2.1, whole genome shotgun sequence genome:
- the LOC107894092 gene encoding cytochrome P450 CYP749A22, producing MGNLLILFTAFLCICLFVALHYVLHEYLWVPHRVQFIMNSQGIRGPPYEFIHGNNKEALQMRKEASSKPMALTHDIFPRVMPHDYSCIKKYGKNYLSWNGVRAQLVITDPELVKEVLKTSEKAFSKPKPSYFFKKLLGDSISTIKSEKWGARHRKLANHAFHGESLKNMIPAMIASVGTMLEKWKDKEGKEMEVFQEFRFLTSEMISRTAFGSSYLEGEKIFDMLMKLTLIIGRNFYKAKFPIIGYLHLILH from the exons ATGGGAAATCTTCTAATCCTTTTCACAGCTTTTTTGTGCATCTGCCTTTTCGTAGCTTTGCACTATGTCTTGCACGAGTATTTGTGGGTACCTCATCGTGTACAGTTCATCATGAATTCACAGGGGATCAGAGGACCTCCTTATGAATTTATCCATGGAAACAACAAAGAAGCTCTTCAAATGCGGAAGGAAGCATCTAGCAAACCTATGGCCTTGACACACGATATATTTCCCAGAGTAATGCCTCATGATTACTCCTGCATCAAGAAATACG gGAAGAATTATCTTAGTTGGAATGGAGTTCGAGCTCAACTGGTAATAACAGACCCAGAACTGGTGAAAGAGGTGCTGAAAACCAGTGAAAAAGCTTTTTCAAAGCCAAAGCCTTCATATTTCTTTAAGAAGCTACTAGGTGACAGCATTTCTACAATCAAAAGTGAGAAATGGGGCGCAAGGCATAGGAAATTGGCCAATCATGCCTTCCATGGGGAGAGCTTAAAA AATATGATTCCAGCAATGATTGCTAGCGTTGGAACGATGCTTGAGAAATGGAAAGATAAGGAAGGCAAAGAGATGGAAGTGTTCCAAGAGTTCAGATTCTTGACTTCAGAAATGATATCCAGAACAGCCTTTGGTAGCAGTTACTTGGAAGGAGAGAAGATTTTTGACATGTTGATGAAGTTGACCCTAATTATAGGCAGAAATTTTTATAAAGCAAAATTTCCTATCATCGGCTACCTTCATCTAATCCTCCactaa